Proteins encoded in a region of the Pieris rapae chromosome 12, ilPieRapa1.1, whole genome shotgun sequence genome:
- the LOC111001671 gene encoding endocuticle structural glycoprotein ABD-5-like: protein MRLFVVLALVAAASCAPQNLQDVQVLRYDSDNAGLGSYGYAWELSDGSKHEERGQLKNQGTENESLVVQGQYSWVGPDGVTYVVTYIADENGFQPQIEQGPGGAIPPGVVASLLG from the exons ATGAGACTG TTTGTTGTTCTTGCCTTGGTCGCGGCTGCCTCGTGCGCTCCACAGAACCTTCAGGATGTACAGGTCCTGCGATATGATTCTGACAATGCTGGATTGGGATCATACGGCTATGC ATGGGAGCTCTCAGACGGTTCCAAACATGAAGAACGGGGACAGTTAAAAAACCAAGGCACTGAAAACGAGAGCCTTGTTGTTCAAGGTCAGTACTCCTGGGTAGGACCTGATGGTGTCACCTACGTTGTAACCTACATAGCTGATGAGAACGGCTTCCAGCCACAAATAGAACAGGGACCAGGCGGTGCCATCCCTCCAGGCGTGGTTGCTTCTCTCCTTGGATAA
- the LOC111001670 gene encoding endocuticle structural glycoprotein SgAbd-5: MKLLVVLGLVVVVSAAPQAQRQVPSANPQEVQILRFDTENDGLGTYRFALEQSDGTKKEEQGELKNAGTDDEAISVRGSYTWVGPDGVTYTVTYVADDKGYQPTIEQGPGGAIPPGVVASLIG, from the exons ATGAAATTG TTGGTGGTACTCGGTTTAGTCGTGGTGGTGTCGGCTGCGCCCCAAGCTCAAAGACAGGTGCCTAGCGCAAACCCACAAGAAGTACAGATTCTTCGCTTCGATACTGAAAATGATGGGCTCGGCACTTACAGATTTGC CTTAGAACAAAGTGATGGCACCAAAAAGGAAGAACAAGGGGAATTGAAGAATGCTGGAACCGATGACGAGGCTATCTCTGTCAGGGGATCCTACACCTGGGTTGGCCCAGATGGCGTTACCTACACCGTGACATACGTAGCTGATGATAAAGGCTATCAACCAACAATCGAGCAGGGACCAGGAGGTGCTATACCCCCTGGCGTCGTTGCTTCTCTTATCGGCTAA